Proteins from one Synechococcales cyanobacterium CNB genomic window:
- a CDS encoding sigma-54-dependent Fis family transcriptional regulator, whose protein sequence is MSTILVVDDKEMMRDSVASTLTRAGFTVVCAAGGQEALDLVARRRPDAVLTDLRMPGLSGLELLEGIRSIDDDLPVVVMTAFGTVETAVQAMKLGAFDYVTKPFEGDELLIVIKRAVAHARVVRENAVLRVGAASARQADTVGTPRGLARLIGSSHAMRRVRQQVEAVAGSQGTVLITGESGSGKEVVARAIHELSGRAAGPFLAVNCAALSESLLESELFGHERGAFTGADKLRKGRFELADAGTLLLDEVSEVSPQVQAKLLRVLQERAFERVGSSVTIGVDVRLVATSNRDLPQSVAEGAFRQDLFFRLNVLPIRVPPLRERLEDVPELASHFSAAFGRRECGRPMRFDDDALALLAHYEWPGNVRELMNVCERAVVLLAARERMGEEIGGNIGAALVEPWLGSAIPASVPRGVPIFEPKPAHANGHHAVTTEERTLEEIEREVIVGTLRRFNGHRQKTARTLGIGVRTLGLKLKKWKEMQLVEASL, encoded by the coding sequence ATGAGCACCATCCTCGTGGTTGACGACAAGGAAATGATGCGCGACAGCGTGGCTTCCACGCTCACGAGGGCCGGCTTCACTGTCGTCTGCGCCGCAGGCGGCCAAGAAGCCCTCGACCTCGTCGCCCGTCGCCGACCGGACGCCGTCCTCACCGACCTCCGCATGCCCGGCCTCTCAGGCCTCGAACTCCTCGAAGGCATCAGGAGCATCGACGACGACCTGCCCGTTGTCGTGATGACCGCCTTCGGCACCGTCGAGACCGCCGTACAGGCCATGAAACTCGGCGCGTTCGACTACGTCACCAAGCCCTTCGAGGGCGACGAACTCCTCATCGTCATCAAGCGCGCCGTCGCGCACGCCCGCGTCGTCCGCGAGAACGCCGTCCTCCGCGTCGGGGCGGCCTCAGCCCGCCAGGCAGACACCGTCGGCACGCCGCGCGGCCTCGCACGCCTCATCGGCTCCTCACACGCCATGCGCCGCGTCCGCCAGCAGGTCGAGGCTGTCGCGGGCTCCCAGGGCACCGTCCTCATCACCGGCGAGTCCGGTTCCGGCAAGGAAGTCGTCGCCAGAGCCATCCACGAACTCAGCGGACGCGCCGCCGGACCCTTCCTCGCCGTCAACTGCGCCGCGCTCAGCGAGTCACTCCTCGAAAGCGAACTCTTCGGCCACGAACGCGGCGCATTCACAGGCGCGGACAAACTCCGCAAGGGCAGGTTCGAACTCGCCGACGCCGGCACACTCCTCCTCGACGAAGTCTCCGAGGTCAGCCCCCAGGTCCAGGCCAAACTTCTCCGCGTCCTCCAGGAACGGGCCTTCGAGCGCGTCGGCTCCAGCGTCACCATCGGCGTCGACGTCCGCCTCGTCGCCACCAGCAACCGCGACCTCCCCCAGTCCGTCGCCGAAGGCGCCTTCCGGCAGGACCTCTTCTTCAGGCTGAACGTCCTCCCCATCCGCGTCCCCCCCCTGCGCGAGCGCCTCGAAGACGTCCCCGAACTCGCCTCGCACTTCTCCGCAGCCTTCGGCCGCCGAGAGTGCGGCAGGCCCATGCGCTTCGACGACGACGCCCTCGCCCTCCTCGCCCACTACGAGTGGCCCGGCAACGTGCGCGAACTCATGAACGTCTGCGAACGCGCCGTTGTCCTCCTCGCTGCTCGCGAACGAATGGGCGAGGAAATCGGAGGCAACATCGGCGCCGCTCTCGTCGAGCCGTGGCTCGGAAGCGCCATCCCCGCATCCGTCCCCCGCGGCGTGCCCATCTTTGAGCCAAAGCCCGCCCACGCCAACGGCCACCACGCCGTCACCACAGAAGAGCGAACCCTCGAGGAGATCGAGCGAGAGGTCATCGTCGGCACCCTCCGCCGATTCAACGGACACCGCCAGAAGACCGCACGCACTCTCGGCATCGGCGTCCGAACCCTTGGCCTCAAACTCAAGAAGTGGAAGGAAATGCAACTCGTCGAGGCAAGCCTGTGA
- a CDS encoding flagellar protein FlgN → MTPRQTEWDSGLDGERLASRVVEALDRQLALFRRLDSLSRSQREAVGAGDTDRLLGVLGERQEVIEQLERLGEQLRPIRRGWDSMLERLPMNRRDEVRERLNALAELAAAIAARDDADRQVLEERRTAIAGEVTTLRRARGAAEAYATPEPAAAPRFQDVEG, encoded by the coding sequence ATGACCCCACGCCAAACAGAATGGGACAGCGGCCTCGACGGCGAACGCCTCGCCTCGCGCGTCGTCGAAGCCCTCGACCGGCAGCTCGCTCTCTTCCGCAGACTCGACTCCCTCAGCCGCTCCCAGCGCGAGGCCGTCGGCGCCGGCGACACCGACCGCCTGCTCGGCGTCCTCGGCGAACGACAGGAAGTCATCGAGCAACTCGAACGACTCGGCGAGCAACTCCGCCCCATCCGCCGCGGTTGGGACTCCATGCTCGAACGCCTCCCCATGAACCGACGCGACGAGGTCCGCGAGCGGCTCAACGCCCTCGCCGAACTCGCCGCCGCAATCGCCGCGCGCGACGACGCCGACCGGCAGGTCCTGGAGGAACGCCGAACGGCGATCGCGGGCGAAGTCACCACGCTCAGGCGAGCGCGCGGAGCGGCCGAGGCGTACGCAACGCCGGAACCCGCTGCCGCACCACGATTCCAGGACGTGGAGGGTTGA
- a CDS encoding tetratricopeptide repeat protein, protein MALVPEDRVEQDQVTPERSGTERLRDALRGSWQVWLLVVALLLLAGGIVTAVLRAPGPQLGGPLTDAETLIAHERHAEAVTLLNREVYPHLGDEQVSAAAHARYHLLMARALHGAQKALGADVEQNNRNIAAAYLEAERYGAALEPGDVYALAETYLSLDAPDEALRRAEALSEHQSDLRRRVIRRVVERSLERDPPDHDRAVQLVSRLLAEPDLPIEDQLWCLARQAEVRIAQGSLEEAVTRLVQAIVRLRVRVADSPELGELYYLLGVGHFRLGELDEAVKQFERASSMLSGLDLRRGRAELLTAEAEAARGDTASARDRYATLAGEWELTPLLAPALLGLAETRCTLGEDAAALETYERLVEAVRRAPDGDPARSRVTQSLLARYGERYFGGDTAGAMRYAHLAESLYTIDEATADVLLALAEAHRRAADEIEAAAGASADLATRRQAQQHLLKAGGYYAEHMNRVVLADNDAYARSLWLAADSFDRGGDRERAILRFREYASGFPDDPRQAEARFRLARCFQAMGEIAAAADEFRSLINDKREAKGVGPWADAAYVPLAQSLLGDADPDNDAEAEELLVAVVHGELGDSESAAYRDALIELGSYLYNARRYRDAVERLEEAARRFPDDPATNAVRYRLADSYRLLAGEIAEETAREAMPSVRARELARLREDYLFRALALFEEARAGLEAVEPGRRTIVDEVQLRNAYLYLGDCAMELGEFESAIRHYTAARDRYPRDPASLVALVQIVNAHMAKGEVELARTSNERARRFFESLPDEAWDDPYLPMSRQDWERWLNSTMELDRMATDRRSSVGP, encoded by the coding sequence GTGGCTCTCGTGCCGGAGGACCGGGTGGAGCAGGATCAAGTTACCCCCGAGCGTTCAGGAACCGAGCGGCTTCGTGACGCACTCCGAGGCTCGTGGCAGGTCTGGCTCCTTGTCGTCGCCCTGCTCCTGCTCGCCGGCGGGATCGTGACCGCGGTCCTCCGGGCACCCGGCCCGCAACTCGGCGGACCCTTGACCGATGCCGAGACCCTGATCGCCCACGAGCGGCACGCCGAAGCTGTTACCCTCCTGAACCGCGAGGTCTACCCCCACCTCGGCGATGAGCAGGTCAGTGCCGCCGCCCACGCGCGCTATCACCTCCTCATGGCTCGCGCCCTCCACGGGGCACAGAAGGCCCTCGGCGCGGACGTCGAGCAGAACAACCGCAACATCGCCGCGGCGTACCTCGAAGCCGAGCGCTACGGCGCGGCCCTCGAACCGGGCGACGTCTACGCCCTTGCCGAGACGTATCTGAGCCTCGACGCTCCGGACGAGGCCCTCCGCCGCGCCGAAGCGTTGTCCGAGCATCAGTCCGATCTTCGCCGGCGGGTGATCCGGCGCGTTGTCGAGCGATCGCTCGAACGCGACCCCCCGGACCACGATCGCGCGGTACAACTCGTGTCGCGGCTGCTCGCCGAGCCGGACCTCCCGATCGAGGACCAGTTGTGGTGTCTCGCGCGGCAGGCGGAAGTCCGCATCGCGCAGGGGAGCCTGGAGGAGGCCGTCACGCGGCTCGTCCAGGCGATCGTGCGCCTGCGGGTCCGCGTCGCCGACTCGCCCGAACTCGGCGAACTCTACTATCTCCTCGGCGTGGGGCATTTCCGCCTGGGCGAGCTCGACGAAGCCGTCAAGCAGTTCGAGCGGGCGTCGTCGATGCTCAGCGGGCTGGACCTGCGCCGTGGTCGCGCGGAACTGCTGACCGCCGAGGCCGAGGCCGCGCGCGGCGACACCGCCTCCGCAAGAGACCGCTACGCCACTCTCGCCGGAGAGTGGGAACTCACGCCGCTTCTCGCGCCGGCTCTGCTCGGACTCGCCGAGACGCGCTGCACGCTCGGCGAGGACGCCGCCGCCCTCGAAACCTACGAGCGGCTCGTCGAAGCCGTGCGCCGCGCGCCCGACGGCGATCCCGCCCGATCTCGCGTAACCCAGAGCCTCCTCGCCCGCTACGGCGAGCGCTACTTCGGCGGCGACACCGCCGGCGCGATGCGCTACGCCCACCTCGCCGAGTCGCTCTACACCATCGACGAAGCCACCGCGGACGTGCTGCTCGCCCTGGCCGAGGCGCACCGTCGAGCCGCAGACGAGATCGAAGCCGCCGCCGGCGCCAGCGCGGACTTGGCGACACGCCGCCAGGCCCAGCAGCACCTCCTCAAGGCCGGCGGCTACTACGCCGAGCACATGAACCGCGTCGTCCTCGCAGACAACGACGCCTACGCACGCTCCCTCTGGCTCGCCGCCGATTCCTTCGACCGCGGCGGCGACCGTGAGCGGGCGATCCTCCGATTCCGCGAGTACGCCTCCGGCTTCCCCGACGACCCGCGACAGGCAGAGGCCCGCTTCAGGCTCGCACGCTGCTTCCAGGCGATGGGAGAGATCGCCGCCGCCGCCGATGAGTTCCGCTCGCTCATCAATGACAAGAGGGAGGCCAAGGGCGTCGGCCCCTGGGCGGACGCCGCCTATGTCCCCCTCGCGCAATCCCTCCTCGGCGACGCCGACCCGGACAACGACGCAGAGGCCGAGGAACTCCTCGTCGCCGTTGTCCACGGCGAACTGGGCGACTCCGAGTCCGCGGCCTACCGCGACGCGCTCATCGAGCTCGGGTCATACCTCTACAACGCGCGACGATACCGGGACGCCGTCGAACGCCTGGAAGAAGCCGCCCGCCGATTCCCCGACGATCCCGCCACGAACGCCGTCCGTTACCGCCTCGCGGACTCCTACCGCCTGCTCGCCGGCGAGATCGCCGAGGAAACCGCCCGCGAGGCCATGCCCAGCGTCCGCGCCCGCGAACTCGCCCGCCTGCGCGAGGACTACCTCTTCCGCGCCCTCGCCCTTTTCGAGGAGGCCCGCGCGGGGCTGGAGGCCGTCGAGCCGGGCCGCCGCACGATCGTGGACGAGGTCCAACTCCGCAACGCCTACCTCTATCTCGGCGATTGCGCCATGGAACTCGGCGAGTTCGAGAGCGCGATCCGCCACTACACCGCCGCGCGCGACCGCTACCCCCGCGACCCCGCCTCGCTCGTCGCGCTCGTGCAGATCGTCAACGCCCACATGGCAAAGGGAGAAGTGGAACTCGCGCGCACCAGCAACGAGCGAGCTCGCCGATTCTTCGAAAGCCTCCCCGACGAGGCATGGGACGACCCCTACCTCCCCATGTCGCGACAGGACTGGGAACGCTGGCTGAACTCGACCATGGAACTGGACCGCATGGCGACCGATCGCCGGTCCTCCGTCGGGCCGTAG
- a CDS encoding RDD family protein yields MRPTGEPGVVTLPPGVALASRSKRLAASLADLLLAAAAASIITGAPVAELLSPFTLLGITGSPAEPLAVLAIAIVHGAAGEWLGGLTLGKWLVGIRVVRANPDRLLRPALWRAALRNAFKWVLAPWALVGLMTPNARHRGDLLAGTVVVEPIQQPPAETDDESTK; encoded by the coding sequence ATGCGCCCCACCGGCGAGCCGGGCGTCGTCACGCTCCCGCCCGGCGTCGCTCTCGCGTCGCGCTCCAAGCGCCTCGCGGCATCGCTCGCCGACCTGCTTCTCGCCGCGGCTGCGGCCTCCATCATCACAGGCGCGCCCGTCGCCGAACTCCTCAGCCCCTTCACCCTCCTCGGCATCACCGGCAGCCCCGCCGAGCCGCTCGCCGTCCTCGCCATCGCCATCGTCCACGGCGCTGCGGGCGAGTGGCTCGGCGGCCTGACCCTCGGCAAGTGGCTCGTCGGCATCCGCGTCGTCCGCGCCAATCCCGACCGGCTCCTCCGCCCGGCCCTCTGGCGTGCCGCACTCCGCAACGCCTTCAAGTGGGTGCTCGCACCCTGGGCCTTGGTCGGCCTGATGACCCCGAACGCCCGACACAGGGGGGATCTGCTCGCGGGTACCGTCGTCGTTGAACCGATCCAGCAGCCGCCCGCGGAGACTGACGACGAGAGCACAAAGTGA
- a CDS encoding LpxI family protein — translation MCRNNYRPLPGDGLSGVEAARDATPLHPLDLRSAGRPYDTMPPSLTILPDPPPPPTPVGLIAGGGRLPILVAQGLSAAGHPVHGLGLARQYDAALPPLCATFREVGLLRVGSWGRTLAKIGVHHAIMVGRVDKARLMHDPLRILRYVPDWRTAVAWFRHLRHDRRSSAVLTAIAEELEHWGVSLMDSTAPIPDQLSTAGVMTRRRPTAEQAADIDFVWPLLMQMLRLDVGQAIAVRERDVIAVEAVEGTDRMIERAGQLCRAKGWTLCKGARAGHDRRSDVPTVGVRTIELLHEAGGRCLAVAAGDVIMLDKDQMIRRADELGIAVVGVPTAHRVPTIVSAPKSGIYVAPAGTAVGV, via the coding sequence ATGTGCCGAAACAACTATCGGCCGTTGCCTGGAGACGGGCTGAGCGGCGTGGAAGCCGCCCGAGACGCTACGCCCCTTCACCCGCTAGACTTGCGATCGGCCGGCCGGCCTTACGACACGATGCCCCCCTCCCTGACCATCCTGCCTGATCCCCCCCCGCCGCCGACGCCCGTGGGCCTGATCGCGGGGGGTGGGCGGCTGCCGATCTTGGTGGCGCAGGGGCTGAGCGCGGCCGGGCACCCGGTCCATGGCCTGGGGCTGGCCCGTCAGTACGACGCCGCACTGCCGCCGCTGTGCGCGACCTTCCGCGAGGTCGGCCTGCTGCGCGTCGGGTCGTGGGGACGCACGCTCGCCAAGATCGGCGTGCATCACGCGATCATGGTCGGGCGTGTGGACAAGGCGCGGCTGATGCACGACCCGCTCCGCATCCTCCGGTACGTGCCCGACTGGCGCACGGCGGTCGCGTGGTTCCGGCACCTTCGGCACGACCGAAGGTCGAGCGCGGTGCTGACCGCGATCGCGGAGGAACTCGAACACTGGGGAGTCTCGCTGATGGATTCGACCGCTCCGATCCCGGATCAACTCTCAACGGCGGGCGTGATGACGCGGCGGAGACCGACGGCCGAGCAGGCGGCGGACATCGACTTCGTGTGGCCGCTGCTGATGCAGATGCTCAGGCTGGACGTTGGGCAGGCGATCGCGGTGCGTGAGCGTGACGTGATCGCGGTCGAGGCGGTTGAGGGTACGGACCGGATGATCGAGCGTGCGGGGCAACTGTGCCGAGCAAAGGGATGGACGCTGTGCAAGGGCGCGCGGGCGGGGCACGACCGGCGCTCGGACGTGCCGACGGTCGGCGTGCGGACGATCGAACTGCTGCACGAGGCCGGGGGGCGGTGCCTTGCGGTCGCGGCGGGCGACGTCATCATGCTCGACAAGGACCAGATGATCCGGCGCGCCGACGAACTGGGCATCGCGGTGGTGGGCGTTCCGACGGCTCACCGCGTTCCGACGATCGTTTCCGCCCCGAAATCGGGCATCTACGTCGCCCCGGCCGGCACCGCCGTCGGGGTGTGA
- a CDS encoding TlyA family RNA methyltransferase, protein MGEKDQVTGASGHRDRGGAFEAPSRYVSRGGEKLRHALDHFGLDVAGLVCADLGASTGGFTDCLLQAGAARVYAVDTAYGQLAWKLRNDPRVVVMERTNALHAEPTPGGVDLVVIDLGWTRQSLAIPAALRWLRAGGRIVTLIKPHYEIDRADFSRLARGGVLPDDEGEKIANAVVEMLRGAGHTVATLTRSPIRGGGKGGAGNAEWLALVTTRPS, encoded by the coding sequence GTGGGGGAGAAGGATCAAGTCACCGGGGCATCAGGGCATCGAGATCGGGGCGGGGCGTTTGAGGCCCCGTCGAGGTATGTCTCGCGCGGCGGCGAGAAACTGCGGCACGCCCTGGACCACTTCGGCCTCGACGTTGCGGGTCTCGTGTGCGCCGACCTCGGCGCCTCGACCGGTGGGTTCACGGATTGCCTGCTGCAAGCGGGCGCTGCGCGCGTGTACGCCGTGGACACGGCCTACGGCCAACTGGCGTGGAAACTCCGCAACGACCCGCGCGTCGTGGTCATGGAGCGGACGAATGCACTGCACGCGGAGCCGACGCCGGGCGGCGTGGACCTGGTGGTGATCGATCTCGGGTGGACGCGGCAATCGCTCGCCATCCCGGCAGCGCTGCGCTGGCTGCGGGCGGGCGGGCGGATCGTCACGCTGATCAAGCCGCACTACGAGATCGACCGGGCGGACTTTTCGCGCCTGGCGCGCGGCGGCGTGCTGCCCGACGACGAAGGCGAGAAGATCGCCAACGCCGTGGTCGAGATGCTGCGCGGCGCGGGCCACACTGTCGCCACCCTCACCCGCAGCCCGATCCGCGGCGGAGGCAAGGGAGGGGCCGGGAACGCGGAGTGGCTTGCGCTCGTTACCACCCGTCCTTCCTGA
- the obgE gene encoding GTPase ObgE: MFIDEAVIEVRAGKGGDGCVSFRRAKYVPKGGPDGGDGGDGGSVILEVDEGLNTLLDFRGTHHWSAQDGEPGHGSQMFGKRGEDRIIRMPPGTMVFDADTGELLCDLRPGDRVVIARGGRGGYGNEHFKGPTNQTPRNAEPGEPGEQRTLRLELRLMADVGLVGLPNAGKSTLLAAVTRATPKIADYPFTTLAPHLGIAELDAERRIVLADVPGLIEGAADGAGLGHEFLRHLGRTRALVHLVDARPLDGSNPVENYRTVRAELLAYSPALAEKPEVIALNKIDLLPEGGERDEAVRSFRRALRIETDAEIVPVSGAARLGLRELLEKVWGVLKAEGVRKDGW, translated from the coding sequence GTGTTCATCGACGAAGCCGTCATCGAAGTCCGGGCCGGCAAGGGCGGCGACGGGTGCGTTTCCTTCCGACGGGCAAAGTATGTCCCCAAGGGCGGCCCCGACGGCGGCGACGGCGGCGACGGCGGCTCCGTCATCCTCGAAGTCGACGAAGGCCTCAACACCCTCCTCGACTTCCGCGGCACACACCACTGGTCAGCCCAGGACGGCGAGCCGGGCCACGGCAGCCAGATGTTCGGCAAGCGCGGCGAGGATCGCATCATCCGAATGCCCCCGGGCACCATGGTCTTCGACGCCGACACCGGCGAACTCCTCTGCGACCTGCGACCGGGAGACCGCGTCGTCATCGCCCGCGGCGGAAGGGGGGGGTACGGCAACGAGCATTTCAAGGGGCCGACCAACCAGACGCCCCGTAACGCCGAACCGGGCGAACCGGGCGAGCAACGAACCCTCCGCCTCGAACTCCGCCTCATGGCCGACGTGGGGCTGGTCGGCCTGCCCAACGCGGGCAAGAGCACGCTGCTCGCGGCCGTCACCCGAGCGACCCCGAAGATCGCCGATTATCCCTTCACCACCCTCGCGCCCCACCTGGGCATCGCGGAACTCGACGCCGAGCGCCGCATCGTCCTCGCCGACGTGCCCGGCCTGATCGAGGGCGCGGCGGACGGCGCGGGGCTGGGCCACGAGTTCCTGCGCCATCTCGGCCGCACGCGCGCGCTCGTCCACCTGGTGGACGCCCGACCGCTCGACGGCTCGAACCCGGTCGAGAACTACCGCACCGTCCGCGCCGAACTGCTCGCGTATTCACCCGCGCTCGCCGAGAAGCCCGAGGTCATCGCCCTGAACAAGATCGATCTGCTCCCGGAGGGGGGGGAACGCGATGAGGCCGTCCGTTCATTCCGCCGCGCGCTCCGCATCGAGACCGACGCCGAGATCGTCCCGGTCAGCGGCGCGGCCCGCCTCGGCCTGCGAGAACTGCTCGAGAAGGTCTGGGGCGTGCTGAAGGCCGAAGGAGTCAGGAAGGACGGGTGGTAA
- a CDS encoding PilZ domain-containing protein, whose product MKNCNGAERRQFERIALKPMYTPVSVRVGETAAWLEGHAYDVSEGGVQLELDAPIVPGTPVAVRITLPCAAGRDERDVSALGNVVWTDDDGVDGPVRMAVVFSKFTEQDGRERLRRTLDATSATRRAA is encoded by the coding sequence ATGAAAAACTGCAACGGTGCGGAGCGGCGCCAGTTCGAGCGCATCGCGCTCAAGCCCATGTACACGCCCGTCAGCGTCCGCGTCGGCGAGACCGCCGCATGGCTCGAAGGCCATGCCTACGACGTCTCCGAGGGCGGCGTCCAACTCGAACTCGACGCGCCCATCGTCCCAGGCACACCCGTCGCCGTGCGCATCACTCTCCCATGCGCAGCCGGACGCGATGAACGCGATGTCTCCGCACTCGGCAACGTCGTCTGGACCGACGACGACGGCGTCGACGGGCCGGTGCGCATGGCCGTCGTCTTCTCGAAGTTCACCGAGCAGGACGGCCGCGAACGGCTCCGCCGCACCCTCGACGCCACCAGCGCGACCCGACGCGCCGCCTGA
- a CDS encoding transcriptional repressor, protein MRAGKAVAVHDQAECVREVFRRHGLRCTRQREVLYDALAASRSHPTAEELFDSVRNEDESLSLATVYNTLEAFTQAGLCRRIPSTNGNGPCRFDAEVHQHVHLALPDGRVLDVPEELGEKLMRCSTIGEIARRMGLDLSKVSVQLVVRERPEA, encoded by the coding sequence ATCCGGGCGGGGAAGGCGGTCGCGGTGCACGATCAGGCTGAGTGTGTTCGAGAAGTCTTCAGGCGGCACGGCCTGCGCTGCACACGCCAGCGCGAGGTGCTCTACGACGCCCTCGCCGCCTCACGCTCCCACCCCACGGCCGAGGAACTCTTCGACTCCGTCCGCAACGAGGACGAGAGCCTCAGCCTCGCCACCGTCTACAACACCCTCGAAGCATTCACGCAGGCAGGACTCTGCCGCCGCATCCCGTCGACCAACGGCAACGGACCCTGCCGATTCGACGCCGAGGTGCACCAGCACGTCCACCTCGCCTTGCCCGACGGCCGCGTCCTCGACGTGCCCGAGGAACTCGGCGAGAAACTCATGCGATGCTCCACCATCGGCGAGATCGCACGCCGCATGGGCCTCGACCTCTCAAAGGTCAGCGTGCAACTCGTGGTGCGGGAGAGGCCGGAGGCCTGA